The genome window AGTCcaacaaaataatcacaacaacATCAGTATGTCTCAATCAGAGCCGGTTCAGACCTCCATGGGGCCCTAGGCAAAATTCTGCCAAGGGGCCCTCCTAACTGAACCCCCAAAATGTTCAACCGTCGCACCTGACACCCAGTGCTTCCACTCATCCCCCCTTTAAATATATTGCATATCGCCACCTGTTGGTCCAACTCAGAATAAATACAGACCAAATCAGAACAAATCAAATCGAACTTTAATGTGTTAACAAACAATTATAGAGTCTTAAATGTTgggcatgtaaacattttaatgttttcaattacCATTAAAAGTGTCCCTTCCTGCACTTCCTGGATGCAAAATCATCAATTATGTCATCGTAAGATATTTGCTTCCCCACATCATGGTTGATGCTCATGATGGCCAAACCACTCAGTCGTTCCTGGGACATGGAAGATCTCAGATAGCTTTTTATCAACTTCAACTTGCTGAAGCTCCTCTCAGCTGAGGCAACTGTCACAGGCAGGGTGACAGCAACTCTAAGGGCTATCCAAAGGTTAGGATAGATTTCCTCCAGATTTTTCTCACAAAGGAAAGAAAGCAGCTCCAAGGCAGTCATATTACCTGATGGTAGGTCAGGTAAAGTCTTGATTTCGTTTGCCAGATCCACTCCACTGATGTCACAGTCTTGGTTGAAGGTGAGAGTTTTCTCGAGTTGCATACACTGGCCCTTCAAGGAGTCACTGGACATCTGACATGCAGTGCTGAAGTTCAGCACTACTCCATATTTAGTCTTCACCTGGTTCAGAGTTTCGAATCGTTCATCAATGGATGCTATTGTAGAGTCAACCACAATGTTGAAGAAGTTGACTTCAAGATTCTGCAGTGCATCAGCCACTGGCTCATCAGGTGCTTCGTAGCTGAAATGCCTCTTGCTGGTTCTCAGCCTCTTGTCCTTCAAAACAGCTTCTACATTCATTTCCTCACAAATGCTTCTGGCTGTTGTCTGGGCATCTGAGAATCCAGTGTCCCggtagagagtgagagaggctTTTGCATTTGAGATCAACTGCACAGCTATGTCAAGCTGCATTGAAGCAGATTGGAGGAGCTTGTTCACTGTATTTGTTCTTGACAGTATCTCACACCACACTACACAGCAAATCAAGAAGCGGTAAGAACCAACTTCCTCTGCAAGTGACTGTGCCTCCACTTTGGCCACGGGATCATTAATCTTCTGTCTGGCTTCCAGTAAGGCTTCTCGAATCTCAGAGGCCTGATACCTGACTGCATGGACACTTTGGAGCCTGCTCTCCCATCTTGTGTCACTCCATGACTTCACTGTTATGTTCACGTATTGTTTCAAGATATTCCATCTTTGTGtgccagcagaaaaaaaggtgaacaGCTTTTGTACATAGCCAAAAAAACAACCGCATCTCTGGAAGATTTGGCAGCATCTGCAATGACGaggtttaatgtgtgtgcacCACATGGGACAAACACAGCTCTCGGATTCTTTTGCAACAGTCTGGCTTGTACTCCTTGGTGTCTACCTTTCATATTGGCCCCATTGTCGTAGGCTTGCCCTCTGCAATCGTCAAATGGAATTTTCAGATCAGTCAGCTTATCCAAGATGACTGTAGACAGATTTAAGCCAGTTGTAGCCTCAACATTAACAAAGCCGAGGAAGTGCTCCTTTATCTCTGGCTGTCCCTTTAAAGCCACGCTTCTGAGGATAATGGACATCTGCTCCTGGTGACTAATGTCAGGTGTACAGTCTAAGATAATGGAGAAGTATTTGGAGTCTCTCACTTGAGTCACAATAGTTGTGAGAATCCTGTCACTCACAAGCTGTATCAGCTCATTCTGTATGTCCTTACTAAGGTAATGAGCATGTGTATCCCCATCTTTAATTCTGCTGACATGATTTTCCAAAACAGGGTCAAATTTAGCTAATAATTCAACCTCTTTTAGAAAATTTCCATTATCTGGTTGGAAGAGCTTATCTGATGAACCTCTGAATGCGAGGTTTCTTTCAGCCAGAGACTGTGTGATGCTTATGAGGCGTGTAAGGACATCTCGccatctctttctttcagcCTCCAAAGCTGTCATTTCTATGTGGTCAAGAGTTTTTCCACGACTTAAGCGCAGATCAAATTCTCTCCACTTAATCATGTTGCTTTTGTGTTCGGAACTACCCTCATGCTGCTTCAGAATTGCGTTGATATTGGACCAGTCATTCACACCTTCTCCTAtgattttgtgcttttgtgtggaAAACAGTTTACAGCAATAACAAAATGCAGCGTTGTTTTTGACTGAGTAAGAAAGCCAGCTCCTGGGAATCGTTTCACCATTTGACAGCCGTCTCTGTAGCAATCCTGGATGGAACCCTCTGGACTTGTCTTTTGGGTAAGAAAAATCCACTCCTGGCTTGAATGGACCTCTACGCACTAGCTCAGTCCGCATACTGTCCGTTAAG of Anoplopoma fimbria isolate UVic2021 breed Golden Eagle Sablefish unplaced genomic scaffold, Afim_UVic_2022 Un_contig_8815_pilon_pilon, whole genome shotgun sequence contains these proteins:
- the LOC129116523 gene encoding zinc finger MYM-type protein 1-like, with translation MTALEAERKRWRDVLTRLISITQSLAERNLAFRGSSDKLFQPDNGNFLKEVELLAKFDPVLENHVSRIKDGDTHAHYLSKDIQNELIQLVSDRILTTIVTQVRDSKYFSIILDCTPDISHQEQMSIILRSVALKGQPEIKEHFLGFVNVEATTGLNLSTVILDKLTDLKIPFDDCRGQGWNILKQYVNITVKSWSDTRWESRLQSVHAVRYQASEIREALLEARQKINDPVAKVEAQSLAEEVGSYRFLICCVVWCEILSRTNTVNKLLQSASMQLDIAVQLISNAKASLTLYRDTGFSDAQTTARSICEEMNVEAVLKDKRLRTSKRHFSYEAPDEPVADALQNLEVNFFNIVVDSTIASIDERFETLNQVKTKYGVVLNFSTACQMSSDSLKGQCMQLEKTLTFNQDCDISGVDLANEIKTLPDLPSGNMTALELLSFLCEKNLEEIYPNLWIALRVAVTLPVTVASAERSFSKLKLIKSYLRSSMSQERLSGLAIMSINHDVGKQISYDDIIDDFASRKCRKGHF